In Leptospira sp. WS58.C1, a single genomic region encodes these proteins:
- a CDS encoding chemotaxis protein CheW produces MRAMQINANQYLTFRLGQDEFGVEILKVREILEFREPTRVPRTSKFISGVINLRGNVVSVMDLAKLFQSRDIEPTKRTCIIILEIPNDDNKVIAGILVDSVNEVATIPPESVDPVPAFGANIKTDFIRGIGKLENRVIILLNPAMMLDFNEVISLYEKTEEEIENLAAAGS; encoded by the coding sequence ATGAGAGCAATGCAAATTAATGCAAACCAATATCTCACTTTTCGACTGGGTCAGGACGAGTTTGGAGTGGAGATCCTTAAGGTAAGGGAGATCTTAGAATTTCGCGAACCTACAAGGGTCCCCAGAACATCCAAGTTCATCAGCGGGGTAATCAATCTTCGAGGGAACGTGGTCTCCGTAATGGACCTGGCAAAATTATTCCAGAGCCGCGACATTGAACCTACGAAGCGCACCTGTATTATCATTTTAGAAATCCCTAATGATGATAATAAGGTTATCGCCGGGATTTTAGTAGATTCGGTGAATGAGGTTGCGACAATACCCCCGGAAAGTGTGGATCCGGTTCCCGCTTTCGGAGCTAATATCAAGACCGATTTTATCCGAGGAATAGGAAAACTCGAGAACAGGGTGATCATACTTCTCAATCCGGCAATGATGCTTGATTTTAACGAAGTAATTTCCCTATACGAGAAAACTGAGGAAGAGATCGAAAACCTCGCTGCAGCAGGGTCATAA
- a CDS encoding CheR family methyltransferase, with protein MNANFTLSQSEFVSFATLIFKYTGIRMGEKKKNLIASRLSKRVRARNCNSYGEYLNIIRDDLNKEERNIFISLITTHVTHFFREPAHYNFLESILENRNNSPTRIWSAAASTGEEAYSAGLIMQDKLGTDNWSILGTDICNDSIEKARNGFYPLQGSEQIPEHYLKRYCLKGKEEFTGYFTFAKEIRSRIRFEVANLTTLDKLPGSFKPNIVFLRNVMIYFETKEKQMIIDMIESILSPGAILIIGHSESLTGIRSNFKLIRTSVYQKI; from the coding sequence ATGAATGCGAACTTTACCCTAAGCCAATCCGAATTCGTTTCCTTTGCGACCCTAATTTTCAAATATACGGGCATCCGTATGGGTGAAAAGAAAAAGAACCTGATCGCTAGCCGTTTATCCAAGCGTGTACGAGCCCGTAATTGCAACTCTTACGGAGAATATCTGAATATAATTAGGGACGATCTAAATAAAGAAGAGAGAAATATTTTCATTAGTCTGATTACGACTCATGTGACCCATTTTTTTAGGGAACCTGCCCATTATAATTTCCTTGAAAGTATATTAGAAAATCGGAATAATTCTCCCACTAGGATCTGGAGCGCCGCCGCCTCCACCGGAGAAGAGGCATATAGCGCCGGATTGATCATGCAGGACAAATTGGGTACTGACAATTGGTCGATCCTTGGAACCGATATTTGCAATGATAGTATCGAAAAGGCAAGAAACGGATTTTATCCGCTTCAGGGTTCGGAACAGATACCGGAACATTATCTAAAACGTTATTGTCTGAAAGGAAAAGAGGAATTCACCGGGTATTTTACTTTTGCGAAGGAGATCCGATCCAGGATCCGTTTCGAAGTGGCAAACCTTACGACTCTCGACAAATTACCCGGAAGTTTCAAACCGAACATAGTTTTTCTAAGGAACGTAATGATCTATTTCGAAACGAAAGAAAAACAAATGATCATAGATATGATCGAATCCATTCTTTCTCCCGGAGCGATCCTTATTATAGGTCACTCTGAATCATTAACGGGCATTCGAAGTAATTTTAAATTAATACGGACTTCCGTTTATCAAAAAATATGA
- a CDS encoding protein-glutamate methylesterase/protein-glutamine glutaminase — MSGRYSVMIVDDSAVVRQNLTTILTKDPNVSEIFTASDPIFALQKMQNYWPDVIVLDIEMPRMDGISFLKKIMAERPTPIVICSSLTQEGAAVTMEAFSSGAVDIISKPKLNVGGFLEESAETFLRIVQAASQSRISKLAISNTSKPLLTKNPIDHKLSADTTWKLVAIGTSTGGTNALETILTELPPLSPPIAIVQHMPEKFTAQFAKRLNSICQVGVKEAEQGDEIPPGRAVIAPGNRHMTIRMSGARFYVDLKDGPPINRHRPSVDVLFRSVSQQVGKNSVGIIMTGMGDDGARGLLEMKRSGAHTVAQDESSSVVFGMPKEAIELGAAEAILPLRRMASEILSKAGHSGSRF, encoded by the coding sequence ATGAGCGGACGTTATTCTGTAATGATAGTGGACGACTCCGCAGTCGTTCGCCAGAATTTAACTACGATCTTAACAAAAGATCCGAATGTCTCGGAAATTTTTACCGCGTCGGATCCGATTTTCGCTCTCCAAAAAATGCAAAATTATTGGCCGGACGTAATCGTACTAGATATCGAAATGCCGAGAATGGATGGAATATCCTTTTTAAAAAAAATTATGGCGGAAAGACCTACTCCGATAGTGATCTGCTCCTCCCTAACTCAGGAAGGAGCTGCTGTCACGATGGAAGCTTTCAGCTCGGGAGCCGTGGATATCATTTCGAAACCGAAATTGAATGTAGGCGGTTTTTTGGAGGAATCCGCTGAGACATTCCTAAGGATTGTGCAGGCGGCTTCCCAATCAAGAATTTCCAAATTAGCGATCTCGAATACTAGCAAACCTCTACTAACTAAAAATCCTATCGACCATAAATTATCCGCGGATACCACATGGAAATTAGTCGCCATAGGAACTTCTACCGGAGGAACAAACGCGTTAGAAACGATCCTTACGGAACTTCCCCCTCTTTCCCCTCCGATCGCAATCGTACAACATATGCCTGAAAAATTCACCGCACAATTCGCCAAACGTTTGAATTCCATCTGCCAGGTAGGAGTAAAGGAAGCCGAACAAGGCGACGAGATCCCACCCGGAAGAGCAGTGATCGCTCCGGGAAACAGACATATGACCATTCGAATGAGCGGAGCAAGATTTTACGTGGATCTAAAAGACGGTCCCCCGATCAATCGGCATCGACCTTCCGTGGATGTACTTTTTCGTTCGGTTTCTCAACAGGTAGGAAAGAACTCAGTAGGGATCATCATGACAGGAATGGGAGATGACGGGGCTAGAGGATTATTAGAAATGAAAAGATCCGGTGCACACACCGTGGCCCAGGATGAATCTAGTTCCGTAGTGTTCGGAATGCCTAAGGAAGCAATTGAATTAGGAGCAGCGGAAGCGATACTTCCCTTAAGAAGAATGGCTTCCGAAATACTTTCGAAAGCCGGACATTCCGGAAGTCGATTCTAA
- a CDS encoding ATP-binding protein yields MFQIRISLLTFPDTETNLIFLALNELANERGADISNITDKQMSFLKREQSLYREIISIFNWRQEIEGKGGNRIWMQQALPNLNTSLMQGSGIGALITSLGALFETAQKDDKNAIVPLAFMDLLEENFQVTKRLIKTMADAQIVFEENYLNTEELSLAEILNLVDEQVDYMHDMLQIKKQNVVMSVLKNLESQKVVICKEALKTIVREILINGMKYSPDGAEIIVLYLRTDNNFIMKFINPPNYKEIENLDCKNSEEIALFQPFFRLKKAVDERYTKEEFGIGLGLPVVRKLAEDMNARVYFTVTKSNIYEKEEREVCISLQFPMIVQR; encoded by the coding sequence ATGTTTCAGATCCGTATCTCTCTTCTTACGTTTCCGGATACCGAAACGAACCTGATCTTTTTGGCATTAAATGAGCTCGCCAACGAAAGAGGCGCAGACATTTCGAATATTACCGATAAACAAATGTCTTTTTTGAAGCGGGAACAATCTTTATACAGGGAGATCATTTCCATATTTAACTGGAGACAAGAGATAGAAGGGAAGGGGGGAAATAGGATTTGGATGCAGCAGGCTCTTCCCAATTTGAATACTTCCTTAATGCAGGGTTCCGGTATAGGAGCTTTAATTACTTCCTTGGGAGCTTTGTTTGAGACAGCTCAGAAAGATGATAAGAATGCAATCGTACCCCTGGCTTTTATGGATCTGCTGGAAGAGAATTTTCAAGTTACGAAAAGACTGATCAAAACGATGGCTGATGCCCAAATCGTTTTTGAAGAAAATTATCTGAACACGGAAGAATTATCCTTAGCCGAAATTTTGAATCTTGTGGACGAGCAAGTGGATTATATGCATGATATGCTTCAGATCAAGAAGCAGAATGTGGTAATGTCCGTTTTGAAAAACTTAGAATCTCAAAAAGTCGTTATCTGCAAAGAAGCTTTAAAAACGATCGTAAGAGAGATTCTCATAAATGGTATGAAATATTCGCCCGATGGTGCGGAGATCATCGTTCTTTATCTTAGGACAGATAACAATTTTATAATGAAATTCATCAATCCTCCGAATTATAAAGAGATAGAGAATTTGGACTGTAAAAATTCCGAAGAGATCGCACTATTCCAACCCTTTTTCAGACTAAAAAAAGCTGTAGATGAAAGATATACCAAAGAGGAATTCGGGATCGGTCTAGGGTTGCCTGTCGTTCGAAAGTTGGCTGAAGATATGAACGCCAGAGTCTATTTTACAGTCACAAAATCTAATATTTACGAAAAAGAAGAACGCGAAGTTTGTATTTCTTTGCAGTTTCCGATGATTGTTCAGCGTTAG
- a CDS encoding helix-turn-helix domain-containing protein — protein MLETTDLIHYLKAATIAQLGFLILNFLIRVKLSTRSILGSLFTSSLIAYFICPWLDHSTNTFILILVHTGCFSVSIFFYLFVTSLFEDGFKLKTWHAVLFLSLNIFCFYVFLASDIRSQNTIFAKVLFSMPQVFYLGLILLTLGKVLKDKNIDLLESRREFRVIFSWVTGIYSMSVVLMEVITKDSGYSLQLDLINSSFIFILVFFISFRIFQFRDNVFPTEEIQTEEVSDEPLDETLLQKLDSLLKVQKVFLQENLTISVLAKQLNVPEKKVRRLINKGLGYRNFNEFLNQFRIQEAKFILSDPSKNDFQVLRIAMDLGYGSLAPFNRAFKEIVGMTPSDFRKQKNQVK, from the coding sequence ATGTTAGAAACTACCGACTTAATCCATTATTTAAAAGCGGCCACGATCGCTCAGTTAGGATTTTTGATCCTGAACTTCCTCATCAGGGTAAAACTAAGCACTCGTAGTATTCTAGGAAGTTTATTCACTTCCTCGTTGATCGCTTATTTTATTTGTCCTTGGTTGGACCATTCTACGAATACGTTTATTCTAATCCTGGTACATACCGGATGTTTTTCGGTTTCTATCTTCTTTTATCTGTTCGTAACAAGCCTTTTCGAAGACGGGTTCAAATTAAAAACCTGGCATGCGGTATTATTCCTTTCCCTGAATATATTCTGTTTTTATGTTTTTCTTGCCTCGGATATAAGAAGCCAAAACACCATTTTTGCCAAAGTGTTGTTCAGCATGCCCCAGGTATTTTACCTTGGACTCATTTTACTCACCTTAGGAAAAGTTTTAAAAGATAAGAATATCGATTTGCTGGAATCCAGAAGAGAATTCAGGGTAATCTTCTCCTGGGTAACCGGGATCTATAGTATGTCCGTCGTACTGATGGAAGTGATCACCAAAGATTCCGGATATTCCCTCCAATTAGATCTGATCAACTCCTCTTTCATTTTTATATTGGTATTTTTCATTTCCTTTCGGATATTCCAGTTTAGAGACAACGTTTTTCCGACGGAAGAAATACAAACGGAAGAAGTTTCCGATGAACCTTTAGACGAAACCCTATTGCAAAAATTGGATTCTCTCTTAAAGGTCCAAAAAGTGTTTCTGCAGGAAAACCTGACCATTTCCGTCTTGGCCAAACAGTTAAACGTTCCGGAGAAGAAGGTCCGTAGGTTGATCAATAAAGGACTAGGATATCGGAACTTCAACGAATTCCTAAATCAATTCAGGATACAGGAAGCAAAGTTTATACTTTCAGATCCGAGTAAAAACGATTTTCAAGTGCTTAGGATCGCAATGGATCTAGGCTACGGATCCCTTGCACCATTCAACCGAGCATTCAAAGAAATTGTAGGAATGACCCCTAGCGATTTTAGAAAACAAAAAAACCAGGTAAAATAA
- a CDS encoding sterol desaturase family protein has product MIHQILHRSKGSNMCFHKQLFQYMMDLVPQIPIIFLIDFVRYVLFAGLAFLVFYIWKHPFQHRKIQEKNAKPSQFRKEFLYSVSSVLVYTSVTLIVFLFRKYGYFKFYGRIEDHGWGYLILSMILIFVIQDFYFYWTHRLMHTRWLYKRVHKIHHDSVTPSPWTAYSFSPWEALIHSLIMPIVAMSFPIHPLALMIFMTFQIIRNVLGHSGYEIFPSWMGTNKVLKLVNSNTNHDMHHQSFRYNFGLYTTVWDYLFGTVHPEYEKTFAEITNRKPERRELQESI; this is encoded by the coding sequence ATGATCCATCAAATCCTACACAGGAGCAAAGGATCAAATATGTGCTTTCACAAACAATTATTTCAATACATGATGGATTTGGTTCCCCAAATCCCAATCATATTCCTAATAGATTTTGTAAGATACGTTCTATTCGCCGGCTTGGCGTTTTTGGTCTTCTACATTTGGAAACATCCGTTCCAACATAGGAAGATACAAGAGAAGAATGCAAAGCCGTCTCAGTTTAGAAAAGAATTCTTATATTCTGTTTCTTCAGTACTTGTATACACCTCCGTGACTTTGATCGTATTTCTATTTAGAAAATACGGATACTTTAAATTTTACGGACGTATAGAAGATCATGGTTGGGGATATCTTATTTTAAGTATGATATTAATTTTCGTGATCCAGGACTTTTACTTCTATTGGACACATAGATTAATGCATACTCGATGGCTCTATAAGAGAGTGCACAAGATACACCATGACTCCGTAACACCTTCTCCTTGGACGGCCTATTCTTTCAGTCCTTGGGAAGCATTGATCCATTCTCTTATTATGCCCATCGTTGCCATGTCATTCCCGATCCATCCTCTGGCTTTGATGATCTTTATGACCTTCCAAATCATACGTAATGTCCTAGGTCATAGCGGTTACGAAATTTTTCCAAGCTGGATGGGTACGAATAAGGTTTTAAAATTGGTGAATTCGAATACGAACCATGATATGCACCACCAAAGTTTCCGATACAACTTTGGACTTTATACTACAGTTTGGGATTATCTATTCGGAACAGTTCATCCGGAATACGAAAAAACTTTTGCGGAGATAACCAACAGAAAACCGGAACGAAGAGAATTGCAGGAGAGTATCTAA
- a CDS encoding circularly permuted ATPgrasp domain protein: protein METNLAEILNEKCSCSTLNKERLSEEAYKFPVPEIRTRGIEHFYSETPSFINISDQEKIRQILFSIRKALRLPAVRDRILSDYDPIERTKDISGGVFLSLDFHQTKEGPKLIEINTNAGGAYLQLKLLEAQIGCCKVVDIALQNAEALQTLEEKFFSIFMDEWTSNGRTGRPGFIAIVDENPSDQFLYPEFLLFRDLFRSKGIQSEILGPEQIELIGEELHFEGKKIDLIYNRLTDFHLSDVSNSKIFQAWKNEKVILTPSPVDYDLFARKTNLHVLSDNDFLIKAGFDKKDSEILKSSVPDTKIVNLGNAQELWEKRKHIFFKPKEGFGGKAAYYGGKLTKGKFSEIINGEYISQEFIPPSVRVTSVTGEERELKMDIRAYIYNDEILLLASRLYQGQTTNFRTPGGGFSPLYTLPEIV from the coding sequence ATGGAAACTAACTTAGCGGAAATACTGAATGAAAAATGTTCTTGTTCTACTTTGAACAAAGAACGCCTGAGTGAAGAAGCGTATAAATTCCCTGTTCCTGAAATCAGGACCCGGGGGATCGAACATTTTTATTCCGAAACACCTTCTTTTATCAATATTTCGGATCAGGAGAAGATCCGCCAAATTTTATTTTCTATTCGGAAGGCCTTACGTTTACCGGCAGTACGAGATCGCATTTTGTCGGATTACGATCCGATCGAAAGAACAAAGGATATTTCCGGAGGGGTCTTTCTTAGTTTGGATTTTCATCAGACAAAGGAAGGTCCTAAGCTCATCGAGATCAACACGAACGCAGGTGGGGCTTATTTACAGTTAAAACTTTTGGAAGCCCAGATCGGATGTTGTAAGGTTGTGGATATCGCCTTGCAGAATGCGGAAGCTCTCCAAACTTTGGAGGAAAAATTTTTTTCCATATTCATGGACGAATGGACTTCCAATGGAAGAACGGGAAGGCCGGGCTTTATCGCTATTGTGGACGAAAATCCATCCGATCAGTTTTTATATCCGGAGTTCTTGTTATTTAGAGACTTATTCAGATCCAAAGGTATCCAATCGGAGATCCTCGGCCCGGAGCAGATCGAACTTATAGGAGAAGAACTTCACTTCGAGGGAAAGAAGATCGATCTGATTTACAATAGATTGACTGATTTTCATTTATCCGATGTTTCGAATTCTAAAATTTTCCAAGCGTGGAAAAATGAAAAAGTAATCCTTACTCCGAGTCCGGTCGATTACGACTTATTCGCACGAAAGACGAACCTTCATGTTCTTTCGGATAACGATTTTCTAATAAAAGCGGGGTTTGATAAGAAGGATTCGGAAATCCTAAAATCATCCGTTCCTGATACGAAAATTGTAAACTTAGGGAATGCGCAAGAACTTTGGGAAAAACGAAAGCATATATTTTTTAAACCTAAAGAAGGTTTTGGCGGTAAGGCCGCTTATTATGGAGGGAAACTTACAAAAGGAAAGTTTTCGGAAATCATAAATGGGGAATACATAAGCCAGGAATTTATTCCTCCATCCGTTCGGGTCACATCCGTCACCGGAGAAGAAAGAGAATTAAAGATGGATATAAGGGCATATATCTATAACGACGAGATTCTACTTTTAGCTAGTCGGTTGTATCAAGGACAGACTACGAATTTTAGGACTCCTGGCGGAGGTTTTTCTCCTTTATATACATTGCCTGAAATCGTATAG